The genomic stretch ACCTTTGCCGAACAATTTCTATTGCACGCTCGCAAACCCTCCGCAAAATAACATGAAATTCCATTTACCATAAATATTAATAGATTTATTTGAACGGATGACTTGGCTTGCTTTCACACAGCATGTAGTTTGTGCGAGCGGCCAAGGTTCACCCGCTATTTAAATAATCAGTGAGAGCGAGCACAAACTTCAAGCGAGAAATTCCTCGGTGGGGAATTTGGAGCGGTGCTGCGGGAAAGTAAGACAAGGCAGCCGTAGAAAGTCATGTTAGACCATCTTAAATCTCACCTAAAAGGTAAAGTGGCCATCGTGGGTATCGGCAATACCATGCGTAGTGACGATGGGGTGGGGTCAGTTTTGGCCAGCCGCCTCAAAGATAAGGTAGCGTTTAAAGTTTTTGATGTTGGCGTAAGCCCGGAAAACTACTTAGAAAAGATTATCAAAGAAGAGCCCGACACTATAGTGATTATAGACGCGGTGGATTTCGGGGCTAAGCCGGGAGAATTCCGGATTCTGGAGGCGCGGGATTTAAAAACAACCAATCTCTTTGCCACGCACAATGCCTCTATTTCCTTGACCATAAATTACTTGCAAAGCAATTTAAAGGCGGATATAATTATTTTAATTATTCAGCCGGAATCGATTGCTTTCGGGGAAGGATTGAGCCGGGAAGTGGCCCGGAGACTGGATAGGCTGGAGAGTTGGTTTCATGATACAGGCAAAGAAGAGGGATAGCTGGGGTTCGCGCTTAGGCATAATCATGGCAGTAGCAGGTTCTGCCGTAGGTTTAGGGAATTTTTTAAGGTTTCCTGCCAAGGTCGCCTCAAACGGCGGCGGCGCATTTATGATCCCCTATTTCATCTCTCTTTTTTTATTGGGTATACCACTGATGTGGATTGAATGGACCCTGGGCCGTTACGGAGGCGGCTTTGAGCACGGTACAGCCCCCGGGATATTCCACAGCATCTGGCAGAAGAACCGTTTTATTAAATATTTCGGCGTTATCGGAATATTCGGCCCCTTAGTTATATTAATATATTATACCTATATAGAGTCCTGGACCTTAGCCTACAGTTTCTTCGCCCTTTTGGGTAAATACAGCAAATTGGCCGACCAGGCAGCAATGCAGAGTTTCCTAAGGGGTTTTCAGGGCCTGGAGAATAACCAGTATTTTCACGGGTTAGGCCCGGCATATTTATTTTTCCTCATCACCTTTATTTTAAATATCTGGGTGATATATTATGGTATAAAAGGGGGCATAGAGCGGCTCTGTAAATGGGCGATGCCTCTTTTATTTATCTTTGGCGTAGTACTCTTAATAAGGGTTGCGACTTTAGGCACGCCTGACCTAACCAGGCCTTCTTGGAACATAATTAATGGCTTTGGTTTCTTATGGAATCCGGATTTTTCTGCCTTAAAATCCGCCAAGGTGTGGCTTGAGGCAGCAGGCCAGATATTTTTTACTTTAAGCGTAGGTATCGGAGTAATACTCACCTATGCCAGCTATTTATCTAAAGGGGATGA from Candidatus Omnitrophota bacterium encodes the following:
- a CDS encoding sodium-dependent transporter codes for the protein MIQAKKRDSWGSRLGIIMAVAGSAVGLGNFLRFPAKVASNGGGAFMIPYFISLFLLGIPLMWIEWTLGRYGGGFEHGTAPGIFHSIWQKNRFIKYFGVIGIFGPLVILIYYTYIESWTLAYSFFALLGKYSKLADQAAMQSFLRGFQGLENNQYFHGLGPAYLFFLITFILNIWVIYYGIKGGIERLCKWAMPLLFIFGVVLLIRVATLGTPDLTRPSWNIINGFGFLWNPDFSALKSAKVWLEAAGQIFFTLSVGIGVILTYASYLSKGDDVVLSGLTAASTNEIAEVILGGSIIIPAAFVFFGPQDIQSIARSGVFNLGFVTMPLVLNKLPLAQILGFFWFFLLFLAGITSSVSLAQPAVAFLEDEFDISRKKAVALFGIVTFILCHAVIFFLGNGVVDELDFWGGTFFLVLFATIETILFAWVFGMEKAWDEIHRGADMRVPKVYKFIIRYITPLFLFFILGMWFWQEWLPIIFMKNVSSVDRIFILGTRIGLLLIFLTLAVLVKIAWQHRRPKMQKNII
- a CDS encoding hydrogenase 3 maturation endopeptidase HyCI produces the protein MLDHLKSHLKGKVAIVGIGNTMRSDDGVGSVLASRLKDKVAFKVFDVGVSPENYLEKIIKEEPDTIVIIDAVDFGAKPGEFRILEARDLKTTNLFATHNASISLTINYLQSNLKADIIILIIQPESIAFGEGLSREVARRLDRLESWFHDTGKEEG